A section of the Pseudomonas flavescens genome encodes:
- a CDS encoding type 1 glutamine amidotransferase domain-containing protein, with protein sequence MKVLMVLTSHDQLGNTGEKTGFWLEEFAAPYYVFKDAGAEVVLASPAGGQPPLDPKSDLPDFQTEHTHRFKADPAAQKALANTVKLDTIRDADFDTVFYPGGHGPLWDLAESKLSISLIEAFERAGKPIGFVCHAPGVLRHVKAADGSPLIKGRRVTGFTNGEEAAVELTDVVPFLIEDEFQKLGGLYEKGPDWAPFVIEDGKLITGQNPASSEDVAKALLAQLK encoded by the coding sequence ATGAAAGTATTGATGGTGCTGACTTCCCACGATCAGCTCGGCAACACCGGCGAGAAAACCGGCTTCTGGCTCGAAGAGTTCGCGGCCCCGTACTACGTGTTCAAGGATGCCGGCGCCGAGGTGGTGCTCGCTTCACCGGCCGGTGGCCAGCCACCGCTGGACCCGAAAAGCGACCTGCCGGATTTCCAGACCGAGCACACTCACCGCTTCAAGGCCGACCCGGCCGCACAGAAAGCCCTGGCCAATACCGTCAAGCTGGACACCATCCGGGATGCTGACTTCGACACCGTGTTCTACCCAGGCGGCCACGGCCCGCTGTGGGACCTGGCCGAGTCGAAGCTGTCCATCAGCCTGATCGAGGCCTTCGAGCGCGCCGGCAAGCCCATCGGTTTCGTCTGCCACGCCCCAGGTGTGCTGCGTCACGTCAAAGCCGCCGATGGCTCGCCGCTGATCAAGGGCCGCCGCGTCACCGGCTTCACCAACGGTGAAGAGGCTGCAGTGGAGCTGACCGACGTGGTGCCGTTCCTGATCGAAGACGAATTCCAGAAGCTCGGCGGCCTCTACGAAAAAGGCCCGGACTGGGCGCCCTTCGTGATCGAAGACGGCAAGCTGATCACTGGCCAGAACCCTGCCAGTTCGGAAGACGTCGCCAAGGCGCTGCTCGCGCAACTCAAGTAA
- a CDS encoding glutathione S-transferase family protein, which produces MITLHHLNASRSLRILWLLEEIGEPYKLVRYQRNPTTHLAPDALKQIHPLGKSPVIELDGQLLSESGAIVEYLIRRFAPRLEPDFSSPAYLHYLQWLHFSESSAMVPVLLKIFTRFEQDAGTTLAFLGGYTQTELDKVLGYLDEFLADRHFVLGETLSGADFMLAFVAITVVEQLALGERYPHLAAYLQRLTALPSWQRAVALESQQG; this is translated from the coding sequence ATGATCACGCTTCACCACCTCAACGCCTCTCGCTCGCTGCGTATCCTCTGGCTACTGGAAGAAATAGGTGAGCCTTACAAGCTGGTTCGCTATCAGCGAAACCCCACCACCCATCTCGCCCCGGACGCGCTCAAGCAGATCCACCCGCTGGGCAAATCCCCGGTCATCGAACTCGATGGGCAACTGCTGAGCGAATCAGGCGCGATCGTCGAATACCTGATCCGTCGCTTCGCGCCACGGCTGGAGCCGGATTTCAGCTCCCCGGCTTATCTGCACTACCTGCAGTGGCTGCACTTCTCCGAAAGCTCGGCGATGGTGCCGGTACTGCTGAAGATCTTCACCCGCTTCGAGCAGGACGCCGGCACCACCTTGGCGTTCCTCGGCGGCTACACCCAGACCGAGCTCGACAAGGTGCTGGGCTACCTGGATGAGTTTCTCGCCGACAGGCATTTCGTGCTCGGCGAGACGCTGTCCGGTGCCGACTTCATGCTGGCCTTCGTGGCGATCACCGTGGTCGAACAGCTGGCCCTGGGCGAGCGATATCCCCACCTTGCCGCCTACCTGCAGCGCCTGACCGCACTGCCAAGCTGGCAGCGAGCAGTTGCACTGGAAAGCCAGCAGGGCTGA